A genomic window from Diospyros lotus cultivar Yz01 chromosome 2, ASM1463336v1, whole genome shotgun sequence includes:
- the LOC127795861 gene encoding NAC domain-containing protein 75-like isoform X4, with the protein MNKGSMSTSADLIDAKLEEHQLCGSKQCPGCGHKLEAKPDWVGLPAGVKFDPTDQELIEHLEAKVEAKDSKSHPLIDEFIPTIEGEDGICYTHPEKLPGVTRDGLSRHFFHRPSKAYTTGTRKRRKIQTECDLQGGETRWHKTGKTRPVMVIGKQKGCKKILVLYTNFGKNRKPEKTNWVMHQYHLGQHEEEKEGELVVSKIFYQTQPRQCNWSDRSGTGAGEGSVEPNSKRDSGGSGSCSSKEVITQRDELSAAGVGGAMSSYSPMDIQQLKADHFGFAPFRKGFDEVGGVGEASTVREVQASGTCEERDMHEHQRPHHVSSHHHHHHLHHQISTATFNICRPSLPISTIIPPPNSLHQASIILDDDSFHVPRMMLQNESFQQQQQQQEQQLQQHHHKLVGRSASGLEELIMGCTSTDHHIKEGSSITNPQETEWMKYSFWSDPDNPDHHG; encoded by the exons ATGAATAAGGGTTCCATGAGTACCTCTGCTGATCTTATTGATGCAAAGCTTGAGGAGCATCAGCTCTGTGGATCCAAGCAGTGCCCTGGTTGTGGCCACAAGCTCGAAGCAAAGCCG GACTGGGTAGGTTTACCAGCTGGAGTGAAATTTGATCCAACAGACCAAGAATTGATAGAACATCTTGAAGCAAAGGTAGAGGCTAAAGACTCCAAATCTCACCCTTTGATTGATGAATTCATCCCTACCATTGAAGGGGAAGATGGGATTTGTTATACTCATCCTGAAAAACTTCCAG GAGTCACAAGAGACGGCTTGAGCAGGCATTTCTTCCACAGGCCTTCCAAGGCCTACACCACCGGCACAAGAAAACGAAGAAAAATCCAGACCGAATGCGACCTGCAAGGCGGCGAAACCCGGTGGCACAAGACGGGCAAGACCCGGCCGGTGATGGTGATCGGCAAACAGAAGGGCTGCAAGAAAATCCTAGTCCTCTACACAAACTTCGGCAAGAACAGAAAGCCCGAGAAAACCAACTGGGTAATGCACCAGTACCATCTTGGCCAACATGAAGAGGAGAAAGAGGGGGAGCTTGTGGTGTCCAAGATTTTCTACCAGACTCAGCCGAGGCAGTGCAATTGGTCTGACCGGAGCGGGACCGGGGCGGGAGAAGGAAGTGTGGAGCCGAATAGCAAAAGGGATAGTGGTGGCAGTGGAAGTTGTTCTTCAAAGGAAGTGATCACCCAGAGAGATGAACTGTCTGCAGCTGGGGTTGGTGGTGCAATGTCAAGTTACAGTCCCATGGATATTCAGCAATTGAAAGCTGACCATTTTGGCTTTGCCCCATTTAGAAAAGGCTTTGATGAG GTTGGAGGAGTCGGTGAGGCATCTACTGTGAGGGAAGTGCAGGCATCAGGCACGTGCGAAGAGCGTGACATGCACGAGCACCAAAGGCCCCATCACGTGAGcagccaccaccaccaccaccatcttCATCACCAGATTTCCACAGCCACCTTCAACATTTGCAGGCCTTCACTCCCCATTTCCACTATCATCCCTCCACCTAATTCCCTTCATCAAGCCTCCATTATTCTCGATGATGACTCTTTCCATGTCCCCAGAATGATGCTCCAGAACGAAAGTTTCCAG cagcagcagcaacagcaaGAACAGCAGCTGCAACAGCATCATCATAAACTGGTAGGGAGGTCTGCGTCTGGATTGGAGGAACTCATAATGGGCTGCACTTCAACTGATCATCACATCAAAGAA GGTTCATCAATCACAAATCCACAAGAGACAGAATGGATGAAATACTCCTTCTGGTCTGATCCTGACAACCCGGATCATCATGGGtag
- the LOC127795861 gene encoding NAC domain-containing protein 75-like isoform X3, which produces MNKGSMSTSADLIDAKLEEHQLCGSKQCPGCGHKLEAKPDWVGLPAGVKFDPTDQELIEHLEAKVEAKDSKSHPLIDEFIPTIEGEDGICYTHPEKLPGVTRDGLSRHFFHRPSKAYTTGTRKRRKIQTECDLQGGETRWHKTGKTRPVMVIGKQKGCKKILVLYTNFGKNRKPEKTNWVMHQYHLGQHEEEKEGELVVSKIFYQTQPRQCNWSDRSGTGAGEGSVEPNSKRDSGGSGSCSSKEVITQRDELSAAGVGGAMSSYSPMDIQQLKADHFGFAPFRKGFDEVGGVGEASTVREVQASGTCEERDMHEHQRPHHVSSHHHHHHLHHQISTATFNICRPSLPISTIIPPPNSLHQASIILDDDSFHVPRMMLQNESFQQQQQQQQQEQQLQQHHHKLVGRSASGLEELIMGCTSTDHHIKEGSSITNPQETEWMKYSFWSDPDNPDHHG; this is translated from the exons ATGAATAAGGGTTCCATGAGTACCTCTGCTGATCTTATTGATGCAAAGCTTGAGGAGCATCAGCTCTGTGGATCCAAGCAGTGCCCTGGTTGTGGCCACAAGCTCGAAGCAAAGCCG GACTGGGTAGGTTTACCAGCTGGAGTGAAATTTGATCCAACAGACCAAGAATTGATAGAACATCTTGAAGCAAAGGTAGAGGCTAAAGACTCCAAATCTCACCCTTTGATTGATGAATTCATCCCTACCATTGAAGGGGAAGATGGGATTTGTTATACTCATCCTGAAAAACTTCCAG GAGTCACAAGAGACGGCTTGAGCAGGCATTTCTTCCACAGGCCTTCCAAGGCCTACACCACCGGCACAAGAAAACGAAGAAAAATCCAGACCGAATGCGACCTGCAAGGCGGCGAAACCCGGTGGCACAAGACGGGCAAGACCCGGCCGGTGATGGTGATCGGCAAACAGAAGGGCTGCAAGAAAATCCTAGTCCTCTACACAAACTTCGGCAAGAACAGAAAGCCCGAGAAAACCAACTGGGTAATGCACCAGTACCATCTTGGCCAACATGAAGAGGAGAAAGAGGGGGAGCTTGTGGTGTCCAAGATTTTCTACCAGACTCAGCCGAGGCAGTGCAATTGGTCTGACCGGAGCGGGACCGGGGCGGGAGAAGGAAGTGTGGAGCCGAATAGCAAAAGGGATAGTGGTGGCAGTGGAAGTTGTTCTTCAAAGGAAGTGATCACCCAGAGAGATGAACTGTCTGCAGCTGGGGTTGGTGGTGCAATGTCAAGTTACAGTCCCATGGATATTCAGCAATTGAAAGCTGACCATTTTGGCTTTGCCCCATTTAGAAAAGGCTTTGATGAG GTTGGAGGAGTCGGTGAGGCATCTACTGTGAGGGAAGTGCAGGCATCAGGCACGTGCGAAGAGCGTGACATGCACGAGCACCAAAGGCCCCATCACGTGAGcagccaccaccaccaccaccatcttCATCACCAGATTTCCACAGCCACCTTCAACATTTGCAGGCCTTCACTCCCCATTTCCACTATCATCCCTCCACCTAATTCCCTTCATCAAGCCTCCATTATTCTCGATGATGACTCTTTCCATGTCCCCAGAATGATGCTCCAGAACGAAAGTTTCCAG caacagcagcagcagcaacagcaaGAACAGCAGCTGCAACAGCATCATCATAAACTGGTAGGGAGGTCTGCGTCTGGATTGGAGGAACTCATAATGGGCTGCACTTCAACTGATCATCACATCAAAGAA GGTTCATCAATCACAAATCCACAAGAGACAGAATGGATGAAATACTCCTTCTGGTCTGATCCTGACAACCCGGATCATCATGGGtag
- the LOC127795861 gene encoding NAC domain-containing protein 75-like isoform X1 has protein sequence MNKGSMSTSADLIDAKLEEHQLCGSKQCPGCGHKLEAKPDWVGLPAGVKFDPTDQELIEHLEAKVEAKDSKSHPLIDEFIPTIEGEDGICYTHPEKLPGVTRDGLSRHFFHRPSKAYTTGTRKRRKIQTECDLQGGETRWHKTGKTRPVMVIGKQKGCKKILVLYTNFGKNRKPEKTNWVMHQYHLGQHEEEKEGELVVSKIFYQTQPRQCNWSDRSGTGAGEGSVEPNSKRDSGGSGSCSSKEVITQRDELSAAGVGGAMSSYSPMDIQQLKADHFGFAPFRKGFDEVGGVGEASTVREVQASGTCEERDMHEHQRPHHVSSHHHHHHLHHQISTATFNICRPSLPISTIIPPPNSLHQASIILDDDSFHVPRMMLQNESFQQQQQQQQQEQQLQQHHHKLVGRSASGLEELIMGCTSTDHHIKEVSVFELFDPEIHNPLVNYVSPYQLSIYREKEK, from the exons ATGAATAAGGGTTCCATGAGTACCTCTGCTGATCTTATTGATGCAAAGCTTGAGGAGCATCAGCTCTGTGGATCCAAGCAGTGCCCTGGTTGTGGCCACAAGCTCGAAGCAAAGCCG GACTGGGTAGGTTTACCAGCTGGAGTGAAATTTGATCCAACAGACCAAGAATTGATAGAACATCTTGAAGCAAAGGTAGAGGCTAAAGACTCCAAATCTCACCCTTTGATTGATGAATTCATCCCTACCATTGAAGGGGAAGATGGGATTTGTTATACTCATCCTGAAAAACTTCCAG GAGTCACAAGAGACGGCTTGAGCAGGCATTTCTTCCACAGGCCTTCCAAGGCCTACACCACCGGCACAAGAAAACGAAGAAAAATCCAGACCGAATGCGACCTGCAAGGCGGCGAAACCCGGTGGCACAAGACGGGCAAGACCCGGCCGGTGATGGTGATCGGCAAACAGAAGGGCTGCAAGAAAATCCTAGTCCTCTACACAAACTTCGGCAAGAACAGAAAGCCCGAGAAAACCAACTGGGTAATGCACCAGTACCATCTTGGCCAACATGAAGAGGAGAAAGAGGGGGAGCTTGTGGTGTCCAAGATTTTCTACCAGACTCAGCCGAGGCAGTGCAATTGGTCTGACCGGAGCGGGACCGGGGCGGGAGAAGGAAGTGTGGAGCCGAATAGCAAAAGGGATAGTGGTGGCAGTGGAAGTTGTTCTTCAAAGGAAGTGATCACCCAGAGAGATGAACTGTCTGCAGCTGGGGTTGGTGGTGCAATGTCAAGTTACAGTCCCATGGATATTCAGCAATTGAAAGCTGACCATTTTGGCTTTGCCCCATTTAGAAAAGGCTTTGATGAG GTTGGAGGAGTCGGTGAGGCATCTACTGTGAGGGAAGTGCAGGCATCAGGCACGTGCGAAGAGCGTGACATGCACGAGCACCAAAGGCCCCATCACGTGAGcagccaccaccaccaccaccatcttCATCACCAGATTTCCACAGCCACCTTCAACATTTGCAGGCCTTCACTCCCCATTTCCACTATCATCCCTCCACCTAATTCCCTTCATCAAGCCTCCATTATTCTCGATGATGACTCTTTCCATGTCCCCAGAATGATGCTCCAGAACGAAAGTTTCCAG caacagcagcagcagcaacagcaaGAACAGCAGCTGCAACAGCATCATCATAAACTGGTAGGGAGGTCTGCGTCTGGATTGGAGGAACTCATAATGGGCTGCACTTCAACTGATCATCACATCAAAGAAGTGAGTGTTTTTGAGCTTTTTGACCCTGAAATCCATAACCCTTTAGTTAATTATGTGTCGCCTTACCAACTAAGCATATatagggaaaaagaaaagtga
- the LOC127795861 gene encoding NAC domain-containing protein 75-like isoform X2, whose protein sequence is MNKGSMSTSADLIDAKLEEHQLCGSKQCPGCGHKLEAKPDWVGLPAGVKFDPTDQELIEHLEAKVEAKDSKSHPLIDEFIPTIEGEDGICYTHPEKLPGVTRDGLSRHFFHRPSKAYTTGTRKRRKIQTECDLQGGETRWHKTGKTRPVMVIGKQKGCKKILVLYTNFGKNRKPEKTNWVMHQYHLGQHEEEKEGELVVSKIFYQTQPRQCNWSDRSGTGAGEGSVEPNSKRDSGGSGSCSSKEVITQRDELSAAGVGGAMSSYSPMDIQQLKADHFGFAPFRKGFDEVGGVGEASTVREVQASGTCEERDMHEHQRPHHVSSHHHHHHLHHQISTATFNICRPSLPISTIIPPPNSLHQASIILDDDSFHVPRMMLQNESFQQQQQQQEQQLQQHHHKLVGRSASGLEELIMGCTSTDHHIKEVSVFELFDPEIHNPLVNYVSPYQLSIYREKEK, encoded by the exons ATGAATAAGGGTTCCATGAGTACCTCTGCTGATCTTATTGATGCAAAGCTTGAGGAGCATCAGCTCTGTGGATCCAAGCAGTGCCCTGGTTGTGGCCACAAGCTCGAAGCAAAGCCG GACTGGGTAGGTTTACCAGCTGGAGTGAAATTTGATCCAACAGACCAAGAATTGATAGAACATCTTGAAGCAAAGGTAGAGGCTAAAGACTCCAAATCTCACCCTTTGATTGATGAATTCATCCCTACCATTGAAGGGGAAGATGGGATTTGTTATACTCATCCTGAAAAACTTCCAG GAGTCACAAGAGACGGCTTGAGCAGGCATTTCTTCCACAGGCCTTCCAAGGCCTACACCACCGGCACAAGAAAACGAAGAAAAATCCAGACCGAATGCGACCTGCAAGGCGGCGAAACCCGGTGGCACAAGACGGGCAAGACCCGGCCGGTGATGGTGATCGGCAAACAGAAGGGCTGCAAGAAAATCCTAGTCCTCTACACAAACTTCGGCAAGAACAGAAAGCCCGAGAAAACCAACTGGGTAATGCACCAGTACCATCTTGGCCAACATGAAGAGGAGAAAGAGGGGGAGCTTGTGGTGTCCAAGATTTTCTACCAGACTCAGCCGAGGCAGTGCAATTGGTCTGACCGGAGCGGGACCGGGGCGGGAGAAGGAAGTGTGGAGCCGAATAGCAAAAGGGATAGTGGTGGCAGTGGAAGTTGTTCTTCAAAGGAAGTGATCACCCAGAGAGATGAACTGTCTGCAGCTGGGGTTGGTGGTGCAATGTCAAGTTACAGTCCCATGGATATTCAGCAATTGAAAGCTGACCATTTTGGCTTTGCCCCATTTAGAAAAGGCTTTGATGAG GTTGGAGGAGTCGGTGAGGCATCTACTGTGAGGGAAGTGCAGGCATCAGGCACGTGCGAAGAGCGTGACATGCACGAGCACCAAAGGCCCCATCACGTGAGcagccaccaccaccaccaccatcttCATCACCAGATTTCCACAGCCACCTTCAACATTTGCAGGCCTTCACTCCCCATTTCCACTATCATCCCTCCACCTAATTCCCTTCATCAAGCCTCCATTATTCTCGATGATGACTCTTTCCATGTCCCCAGAATGATGCTCCAGAACGAAAGTTTCCAG cagcagcagcaacagcaaGAACAGCAGCTGCAACAGCATCATCATAAACTGGTAGGGAGGTCTGCGTCTGGATTGGAGGAACTCATAATGGGCTGCACTTCAACTGATCATCACATCAAAGAAGTGAGTGTTTTTGAGCTTTTTGACCCTGAAATCCATAACCCTTTAGTTAATTATGTGTCGCCTTACCAACTAAGCATATatagggaaaaagaaaagtga
- the LOC127795861 gene encoding NAC domain-containing protein 75-like isoform X5 → MNKGSMSTSADLIDAKLEEHQLCGSKQCPGCGHKLEAKPDWVGLPAGVKFDPTDQELIEHLEAKVEAKDSKSHPLIDEFIPTIEGEDGICYTHPEKLPGVTRDGLSRHFFHRPSKAYTTGTRKRRKIQTECDLQGGETRWHKTGKTRPVMVIGKQKGCKKILVLYTNFGKNRKPEKTNWVMHQYHLGQHEEEKEGELVVSKIFYQTQPRQCNWSDRSGTGAGEGSVEPNSKRDSGGSGSCSSKEVITQRDELSAAGVGGAMSSYSPMDIQQLKADHFGFAPFRKGFDEVGGVGEASTVREVQASGTCEERDMHEHQRPHHVSSHHHHHHLHHQISTATFNICRPSLPISTIIPPPNSLHQASIILDDDSFHVPRMMLQNESFQTTHDHTDDYVLFLF, encoded by the exons ATGAATAAGGGTTCCATGAGTACCTCTGCTGATCTTATTGATGCAAAGCTTGAGGAGCATCAGCTCTGTGGATCCAAGCAGTGCCCTGGTTGTGGCCACAAGCTCGAAGCAAAGCCG GACTGGGTAGGTTTACCAGCTGGAGTGAAATTTGATCCAACAGACCAAGAATTGATAGAACATCTTGAAGCAAAGGTAGAGGCTAAAGACTCCAAATCTCACCCTTTGATTGATGAATTCATCCCTACCATTGAAGGGGAAGATGGGATTTGTTATACTCATCCTGAAAAACTTCCAG GAGTCACAAGAGACGGCTTGAGCAGGCATTTCTTCCACAGGCCTTCCAAGGCCTACACCACCGGCACAAGAAAACGAAGAAAAATCCAGACCGAATGCGACCTGCAAGGCGGCGAAACCCGGTGGCACAAGACGGGCAAGACCCGGCCGGTGATGGTGATCGGCAAACAGAAGGGCTGCAAGAAAATCCTAGTCCTCTACACAAACTTCGGCAAGAACAGAAAGCCCGAGAAAACCAACTGGGTAATGCACCAGTACCATCTTGGCCAACATGAAGAGGAGAAAGAGGGGGAGCTTGTGGTGTCCAAGATTTTCTACCAGACTCAGCCGAGGCAGTGCAATTGGTCTGACCGGAGCGGGACCGGGGCGGGAGAAGGAAGTGTGGAGCCGAATAGCAAAAGGGATAGTGGTGGCAGTGGAAGTTGTTCTTCAAAGGAAGTGATCACCCAGAGAGATGAACTGTCTGCAGCTGGGGTTGGTGGTGCAATGTCAAGTTACAGTCCCATGGATATTCAGCAATTGAAAGCTGACCATTTTGGCTTTGCCCCATTTAGAAAAGGCTTTGATGAG GTTGGAGGAGTCGGTGAGGCATCTACTGTGAGGGAAGTGCAGGCATCAGGCACGTGCGAAGAGCGTGACATGCACGAGCACCAAAGGCCCCATCACGTGAGcagccaccaccaccaccaccatcttCATCACCAGATTTCCACAGCCACCTTCAACATTTGCAGGCCTTCACTCCCCATTTCCACTATCATCCCTCCACCTAATTCCCTTCATCAAGCCTCCATTATTCTCGATGATGACTCTTTCCATGTCCCCAGAATGATGCTCCAGAACGAAAGTTTCCAG ACAACACATGATCATACAGatgattatgttttgtttttgttctaa
- the LOC127795369 gene encoding mitochondrial-processing peptidase subunit alpha-like — protein sequence MYRSAASRLRALKGRVGNKSLTRYASSSAVATKSSSSGSLFGWLTGERSRSLPPLEIPLQGVTLPPPLPDHVEPGKTKITTLPNGVKIASETSANPAASIGLYVDCGSIYETPVSFGATHLLERMAFKSTTNRSHLRIVREVEAIGGNVTASASREQMGYTYDALRTYVPEMVELLVDCVRNPVFLDWEVNEQLQKVKAEIAEASNNPQGLLLEAIHSAGYSGALANPLMAPESAINRLNSTILEEFVAENYTAPRMVLAASGVEHEELLKIAEPLLSDLPTVPRPQEPKSVYAGGDYRCQAEPGRTHFALAFEAPGGWIKEKDAMTLTVLQMLMGGGGSFSAGGPGKGMYSRLYLRVLNEYPQIQSFSAFNSIYNHTGIFGIQATTSSDFVSKAIDIAVKELVAVATPGQVDEKQLDRAKQSTKSAILMNLESRMVASEDIGRQILTYGERKTVEHFLKAVDEVSPKDIASIAQKLISSPLTMASYGDVIYVPSYDAVSSKFRSK from the exons ATGTACAGAAGCGCAGCTTCGCGTCTCAGAGCTCTCAAG GGTCGTGTGGGCAATAAGTCACTAACCAGGTATGCTAGTTCAAGTGCTGTTGCTACAAAGTCATCTTCATCAGGCAGTCTTTTTGGCTGGCTGACAGGGGAGAGGTCTAGATCGCTCCCGCCTCTAGAAATCCCCCTTCAAGGTGTTACCCTTCCTCCCCCACTGCCCGACCATGTTGAACCGGGTAAGACTAAGATAACAACTCTCCCCAATGGTGTCAAAATAGCATCAGAAACATCTGCG AATCCTGCTGCCTCCATTGGATTGTATGTTGATTGTGGCTCAATCTATGAGACTCCTGTATCATTTGGGGCCACACACCTCTTGGAACGCATGGCCTTTAAGAGCACAACAAACAGGAGTCACTTGCGCATTGTGCGGGAGGTGGAAGCAATTGGTGGTAATGTGACAGCCTCAGCTTCTCGGGAGCAGATGGGATACACCTATGATGCACTGAGGACTTATGTTCCTGAAATGGTAGAGCTGCTCGTTGACTGTGTGAGGAACCCCGTCTTCCTAGATTGGGAAGTCAATGAACAG CTACAAAAGGTGAAAGCTGAGATTGCAGAAGCCTCTAACAATCCGCAAGGTCTACTTTTAGAGGCAATTCACTCTGCTGGTTATTCTGGTGCACTAGCAAATCCCCTTATGGCCCCAGAGTCTGCAATCAATAGACTAAATAGTACAATTTTGGAGGAATTTGTGGCT GAAAACTATACTGCTCCTCGAATGGTCCTTGCAGCATCTGGTGTTGAACATGAGGAGCTATTAAAAATTGCAGAACCACTTCTGTCAGACTTACCCACTGTACCTCGTCCTCAAGAGCCAAAATCTGTCTATGCTGGAGGAGACTATCGTTGTCAAGCTGAGCCAGGG AGAACTCATTTTGCCTTAGCCTTTGAAGCACCTGGTGGGTGGATTAAGGAGAAGGATGCTATGACTTTGACTGTTCTTCAG aTGCTGATGGGAGGAGGTGGATCCTTCTCAGCTGGGGGTCCTGGAAAAGGGATGTATTCACGGCTAT ATCTTCGTGTCCTGAACGAGTATCCTCAGATTCAGTCATTTTCTGCATTCAACAGCATTTACAACCATACTGGCAtatttggtattcaagctaCCACT AGCTCTGATTTTGTATCGAAGGCTATTGATATTGCTGTCAAAGAACTTGTTGCCGTTGCCACACCTGGACAAG TTGATGAGAAACAGTTAGATCGTGCCAAGCAGTCAACAAAGTCTGCGATTCTTATGAACCTAGAATCCAGA ATGGTTGCTTCTGAAGATATTGGCAGACAAATTTTAACATATGGAGAGAG GAAAACTGTGGAGCATTTCTTGAAGGCTGTAGATGAGGTTTCACCAAAGGATATTGCTTCCATAGCTCAAAAGCTGATTTCTTCTCCCCTCACAATGGCATCTTACGGAGATG TAATTTATGTCCCAAGCTATGACGCAGTCAGCAGCAAGTTCCGCTCAAAATGA